The Ahaetulla prasina isolate Xishuangbanna chromosome 14, ASM2864084v1, whole genome shotgun sequence genome includes a region encoding these proteins:
- the CCP110 gene encoding centriolar coiled-coil protein of 110 kDa isoform X2 codes for MLSCYLQKRVYFFPPSPSLSLSLSVCVILQPNCITMEEYEKFCKKYLARIQGEFMENGMSPVVQCRNVSVIRFNGVPVLSPLLTLEKKKELQQDRQKALELERSRQSSKQRLLLTRVEEIVANVQMKQMSSQSDLDQSEKENIRLDLESEALNGSATEPPSVLPNSAAFGEHLEPKQIPDAKPVDPQGQADRTPFEGTEQLILPNPMETSSSPLEKRIGSEDPFPSLPSTPPSNEIAKKESTDPGLGAGEGPDPYVMSLQNLLKKSREYIQREQTRRSLRSSSKRNGSGSHPDKENSAVKTSEKERGKLTGRNTPTPEKSGLIKPSAPQPSSVSKNHASGVTSPSFSKVDIPMRSGTPPVLDSDSDEEFKHSSLFGKDSILRSFTGSYSKLPSPEPSLSPKMHRRRPRPSSVGHIVITNPVNAYELSPKAKGRAADLIVREAGGRPTASDAVPNLPADLACPREAQAFDKSSSDTFNELVVGKHNEVCPLPANRQEGGSFLAYPIAEGESMLENGAASSGCLANLSSPELRDVSGALLTQNPAKTETPPDNVKGSVADKVKGSMVTELNKSYDVQRPSPLLMMQMQSKPPLDTPEVTLKNEQVLENGLEKVKRRLELEVDAVQKENTPWALSAEADAPERRWPHDQRYPGRAGLEAKNETPARCLREEETLRQKMRALAELRQKLEEQHAQQLSLLIAEQEREQERLQKEIEEQAWRLKEEKTATESGIPPINIGSSVALEWRKITDTNLLESVLNRVEAAHNTNLESEGLVNAGSPFYLWEQPASGKPVVASRSISRSKMRWSQVYSPAMKRKFNKVSALAKGFLTRRLLQTEKLKHLRQTVHDTMEFIKNFQSEALSKRGNLPTQDANLQERVVAQLQAALYDIHDIFFKMEASERMSILRQDREIRKEKMLRQLDKAKSPRDRVTLSTATQKSLDRKRAAEMGILNKKTIGKQKIFENRVLQPNQGQNAPIQRLLSRQGTSKASVKGAEQNRKKPSDHRVPSKAFSGVSVGRIPRKKPNVATT; via the exons GGAGAGTTTATGGAGAATGGAATGTCTCCCGTTGTTCAGTGCAGAAATGTATCCGTTATTCGATTTAATGGGGTCCCTGTGCTTTCTCCTCTG CTGActctggagaagaagaaagaacttcAGCAAGACAGACAGAAGGCTCTGGAGCTAGAACGCTCGCGACAGAGTTCCAAACAGAGGCTTTTGCTGACCCGGGTTGAGGAAATAGTGGCCAACGTACAA ATGAAACAGATGTCTAGCCAAAGCGATTTAGATCAGTCCGAGAAAGAGAATATTCGTTTGGATTTAGAATCGGAAGCGTTGAACGGCTCTGCAACAGAACCACCCAGCGTTTTGCCAAATTCTGCTGCTTTTGGTGAACATCTAGAACCTAAACAGATCCCAGATGCTAAGCCAGTGGATCCCCAGGGACAAGCAGACAGGACCCCTTTTGAAGGAACGGAACAATTGATCCTTCCTAATCCCATGGAAACGTCCAGTAGTCCTTTAGAAAAGAGAATCGGCTCGGAAGATCCGTTTCCCAGTCTTCCAAGCACGCCTCCTTCAAACGAGATTGCCAAGAAAGAGTCCACTGACCCTGGACTAGGTGCTGGGGAAGGTCCCGACCCATATGTCATGAGCCTTCAGAACCTCTTAAAAAAATCCAGGGAGTACATTCAGAGAGAACAGACGCGACGCAGTCTGCGGAGCAGTTCCAAACGAAACGGCAGTGGAAGCCACCCAGATAAAGAAAACAGCGCTGTGAAAacgagcgagaaagagagagggaaattgaCGGGCAGGAATACTCCAACCCCAGAAAAATCCGGCCTCATCAAGCCCAGTGCTCCTCAACCTTCCTCAGTCTCTAAAAATCATGCCAGCGGAGTGACCTCCCCCAGTTTTTCTAAAGTCGATATCCCAATGAGGTCcggaacgcctcccgttttggaCTCTGATTCGGATGAAGAATTCAAACACAGCTCCCTTTTCGGGAAGGACAGCATTCTCCGGAGCTTCACGGGCTCTTACTCAAAACTTCCCAGTCCGGAGCCAAGCCTGAGCCCCAAGATGCACCGGAGACGCCCCAGGCCCTCTTCCGTAGGGCACATCGTCATCACCAACCCCGTGAACGCCTACGAGTTGAGTCCCAAAGCGAAGGGAAGAGCGGCGGATTTGATCGTTCGGGAGGCTGGAGGAAGGCCCACAGCCTCCGATGCTGTGCCAAACCTCCCTGCGGATCTTGCGTGTCCCCGCGAGGCTCAGGCGTTTGACAAGAGCTCTTCCGATACCTTCAATGAACTCGTCGTGGGCAAACACAACGAAGTGTGTCCGCTTCCGGCCAATCGGCAGGAAGGCGGAAGCTTCCTGGCCTATCCCATTGCAGAAGGAGAGTCGATGTTAGAAAACGGAGCGGCATCAAGCGGTTGCCTTGCAAATCTCAGCTCCCCGGAGCTTCGGGATGTGAGCGGTGCCTTGTTGACCCAGAACCCAGCCAAAACCGAGACCCCGCCAGACAACGTCAAGGGCAGCGTAGCGGACAAAGTCAAGGGCAGCATGGTCACGGAACTCAACAAATCCTACGATGTACAGCGCCCGTCGCCCTTGCTGATGATGCAGATGCAGAGCAAGCCGCCTCTGGATACCCCAGAAGTGACCCTGAAAAACGAGCAGGTTTTAGAAAACGGGTTGGAAAAGGTGAAACGGAGACTTGAGCTGGAAGTGGATGCGGTGCAGAAGGAGAACACGCCGTGGGCTTTGTCCGCGGAAGCCGACGCACCAGAGAGGCGATGGCCGCACGATCAGAGATACCCGGGCAGAGCTGGGCTCGAGGCCAAAAACGAAACCCCGGCACGATGCCTCAGAG AAGAGGAAACATTAAGGCAGAAGATGCGGGCCCTTGCAGAGCTGAGGCAGAAGCTGGAAGAACAGCATGCCCAGCAGTTGTCGTTGTTGATAGCAGAGCAGGAACGGGAACAGGAGAGGCTCCAGAAG GAGATCGAAGAGCAGGCGTGGagattaaaagaggaaaaaaccGCAACTGAAAGTGGGATCCCTCCCATTAATATCGGCAGCAGCGTCGCTCTGGAGTGGAGAAAAATCACCGATACTAATCTGCTGGAATCTGTGCTGAATCGAGTTGAGGCTGCACATAACACCAACTTGGAGAGTGAGG GTTTGGTGAACGCCGGATCTCCATTCTACCTCTGGGAGCAGCCAGCAAGCGGAAAACCAGTTGTGGCATCCAGGTCTATTAGCCGGAGTAAAATGAGGTGGTCTCAG GTGTACAGCCCTGCCATGAAAAGGAAATTCAACAAGGTCTCTGCTCTAGCCAAGGGATTTTTAACCAGAAGACTCTTGCAGACAGAGAAGCTAAAGCACCTGAGACAAACGGTCCAC GATACCATGGAGTTCATCAAAAACTTCCAATCCGAAGCTCTGTCGAAGAGAGGAAACCTCCCCACTCAAGACGCCAATCTCCAAGAAAGAGTTGTCGCTCAG ctGCAGGCAGCACTGTATGATATTCacgatattttcttcaaaatggaAGCGTCGGAAAGGATGAGCATCTTACGTCAAGATCGAGAAATCCGCAAAGAGAAAATGCTTCGGCAGCTG GATAAAGCCAAGTCCCCAAGAGACAGAGTGACCCTCTCTACAGCTACGCAGAAGTCTCTGGATAGAAAGAG GGCTGCGGAAATGGGAATCCTAAATAAAAAAACCATTGGGAAGCAAAAGATCTTTGAAAACAG AGTTCTTCAGCCCAACCAAGGCCAAAACGCTCCTATCCAACGGCTGCTGTCCAGACAAGG AACCTCTAAGGCCTCAGTGAAAGGGGCTGAGCAAAATAGAAAGAAACCCTCAGACCACAGAGTGCCTAGCAAGGCCTTTTCAG GAGTATCTGTCGGAAGAATCCCAAGAAAGAAGCCAAATGTTGCGACAACCTAA
- the CCP110 gene encoding centriolar coiled-coil protein of 110 kDa isoform X1: protein MLSCYLQKRVYFFPPSPSLSLSLSVCVILQPNCITMEEYEKFCKKYLARIQGEFMENGMSPVVQCRNVSVIRFNGVPVLSPLLTLEKKKELQQDRQKALELERSRQSSKQRLLLTRVEEIVANVQMKQMSSQSDLDQSEKENIRLDLESEALNGSATEPPSVLPNSAAFGEHLEPKQIPDAKPVDPQGQADRTPFEGTEQLILPNPMETSSSPLEKRIGSEDPFPSLPSTPPSNEIAKKESTDPGLGAGEGPDPYVMSLQNLLKKSREYIQREQTRRSLRSSSKRNGSGSHPDKENSAVKTSEKERGKLTGRNTPTPEKSGLIKPSAPQPSSVSKNHASGVTSPSFSKVDIPMRSGTPPVLDSDSDEEFKHSSLFGKDSILRSFTGSYSKLPSPEPSLSPKMHRRRPRPSSVGHIVITNPVNAYELSPKAKGRAADLIVREAGGRPTASDAVPNLPADLACPREAQAFDKSSSDTFNELVVGKHNEVCPLPANRQEGGSFLAYPIAEGESMLENGAASSGCLANLSSPELRDVSGALLTQNPAKTETPPDNVKGSVADKVKGSMVTELNKSYDVQRPSPLLMMQMQSKPPLDTPEVTLKNEQVLENGLEKVKRRLELEVDAVQKENTPWALSAEADAPERRWPHDQRYPGRAGLEAKNETPARCLREEETLRQKMRALAELRQKLEEQHAQQLSLLIAEQEREQERLQKEIEEQAWRLKEEKTATESGIPPINIGSSVALEWRKITDTNLLESVLNRVEAAHNTNLESEGLVNAGSPFYLWEQPASGKPVVASRSISRSKMRWSQVYSPAMKRKFNKVSALAKGFLTRRLLQTEKLKHLRQTVHDTMEFIKNFQSEALSKRGNLPTQDANLQERVVAQLQAALYDIHDIFFKMEASERMSILRQDREIRKEKMLRQLDKAKSPRDRVTLSTATQKSLDRKRYTKAAEMGILNKKTIGKQKIFENRVLQPNQGQNAPIQRLLSRQGTSKASVKGAEQNRKKPSDHRVPSKAFSGVSVGRIPRKKPNVATT, encoded by the exons GGAGAGTTTATGGAGAATGGAATGTCTCCCGTTGTTCAGTGCAGAAATGTATCCGTTATTCGATTTAATGGGGTCCCTGTGCTTTCTCCTCTG CTGActctggagaagaagaaagaacttcAGCAAGACAGACAGAAGGCTCTGGAGCTAGAACGCTCGCGACAGAGTTCCAAACAGAGGCTTTTGCTGACCCGGGTTGAGGAAATAGTGGCCAACGTACAA ATGAAACAGATGTCTAGCCAAAGCGATTTAGATCAGTCCGAGAAAGAGAATATTCGTTTGGATTTAGAATCGGAAGCGTTGAACGGCTCTGCAACAGAACCACCCAGCGTTTTGCCAAATTCTGCTGCTTTTGGTGAACATCTAGAACCTAAACAGATCCCAGATGCTAAGCCAGTGGATCCCCAGGGACAAGCAGACAGGACCCCTTTTGAAGGAACGGAACAATTGATCCTTCCTAATCCCATGGAAACGTCCAGTAGTCCTTTAGAAAAGAGAATCGGCTCGGAAGATCCGTTTCCCAGTCTTCCAAGCACGCCTCCTTCAAACGAGATTGCCAAGAAAGAGTCCACTGACCCTGGACTAGGTGCTGGGGAAGGTCCCGACCCATATGTCATGAGCCTTCAGAACCTCTTAAAAAAATCCAGGGAGTACATTCAGAGAGAACAGACGCGACGCAGTCTGCGGAGCAGTTCCAAACGAAACGGCAGTGGAAGCCACCCAGATAAAGAAAACAGCGCTGTGAAAacgagcgagaaagagagagggaaattgaCGGGCAGGAATACTCCAACCCCAGAAAAATCCGGCCTCATCAAGCCCAGTGCTCCTCAACCTTCCTCAGTCTCTAAAAATCATGCCAGCGGAGTGACCTCCCCCAGTTTTTCTAAAGTCGATATCCCAATGAGGTCcggaacgcctcccgttttggaCTCTGATTCGGATGAAGAATTCAAACACAGCTCCCTTTTCGGGAAGGACAGCATTCTCCGGAGCTTCACGGGCTCTTACTCAAAACTTCCCAGTCCGGAGCCAAGCCTGAGCCCCAAGATGCACCGGAGACGCCCCAGGCCCTCTTCCGTAGGGCACATCGTCATCACCAACCCCGTGAACGCCTACGAGTTGAGTCCCAAAGCGAAGGGAAGAGCGGCGGATTTGATCGTTCGGGAGGCTGGAGGAAGGCCCACAGCCTCCGATGCTGTGCCAAACCTCCCTGCGGATCTTGCGTGTCCCCGCGAGGCTCAGGCGTTTGACAAGAGCTCTTCCGATACCTTCAATGAACTCGTCGTGGGCAAACACAACGAAGTGTGTCCGCTTCCGGCCAATCGGCAGGAAGGCGGAAGCTTCCTGGCCTATCCCATTGCAGAAGGAGAGTCGATGTTAGAAAACGGAGCGGCATCAAGCGGTTGCCTTGCAAATCTCAGCTCCCCGGAGCTTCGGGATGTGAGCGGTGCCTTGTTGACCCAGAACCCAGCCAAAACCGAGACCCCGCCAGACAACGTCAAGGGCAGCGTAGCGGACAAAGTCAAGGGCAGCATGGTCACGGAACTCAACAAATCCTACGATGTACAGCGCCCGTCGCCCTTGCTGATGATGCAGATGCAGAGCAAGCCGCCTCTGGATACCCCAGAAGTGACCCTGAAAAACGAGCAGGTTTTAGAAAACGGGTTGGAAAAGGTGAAACGGAGACTTGAGCTGGAAGTGGATGCGGTGCAGAAGGAGAACACGCCGTGGGCTTTGTCCGCGGAAGCCGACGCACCAGAGAGGCGATGGCCGCACGATCAGAGATACCCGGGCAGAGCTGGGCTCGAGGCCAAAAACGAAACCCCGGCACGATGCCTCAGAG AAGAGGAAACATTAAGGCAGAAGATGCGGGCCCTTGCAGAGCTGAGGCAGAAGCTGGAAGAACAGCATGCCCAGCAGTTGTCGTTGTTGATAGCAGAGCAGGAACGGGAACAGGAGAGGCTCCAGAAG GAGATCGAAGAGCAGGCGTGGagattaaaagaggaaaaaaccGCAACTGAAAGTGGGATCCCTCCCATTAATATCGGCAGCAGCGTCGCTCTGGAGTGGAGAAAAATCACCGATACTAATCTGCTGGAATCTGTGCTGAATCGAGTTGAGGCTGCACATAACACCAACTTGGAGAGTGAGG GTTTGGTGAACGCCGGATCTCCATTCTACCTCTGGGAGCAGCCAGCAAGCGGAAAACCAGTTGTGGCATCCAGGTCTATTAGCCGGAGTAAAATGAGGTGGTCTCAG GTGTACAGCCCTGCCATGAAAAGGAAATTCAACAAGGTCTCTGCTCTAGCCAAGGGATTTTTAACCAGAAGACTCTTGCAGACAGAGAAGCTAAAGCACCTGAGACAAACGGTCCAC GATACCATGGAGTTCATCAAAAACTTCCAATCCGAAGCTCTGTCGAAGAGAGGAAACCTCCCCACTCAAGACGCCAATCTCCAAGAAAGAGTTGTCGCTCAG ctGCAGGCAGCACTGTATGATATTCacgatattttcttcaaaatggaAGCGTCGGAAAGGATGAGCATCTTACGTCAAGATCGAGAAATCCGCAAAGAGAAAATGCTTCGGCAGCTG GATAAAGCCAAGTCCCCAAGAGACAGAGTGACCCTCTCTACAGCTACGCAGAAGTCTCTGGATAGAAAGAGGTATACAAA GGCTGCGGAAATGGGAATCCTAAATAAAAAAACCATTGGGAAGCAAAAGATCTTTGAAAACAG AGTTCTTCAGCCCAACCAAGGCCAAAACGCTCCTATCCAACGGCTGCTGTCCAGACAAGG AACCTCTAAGGCCTCAGTGAAAGGGGCTGAGCAAAATAGAAAGAAACCCTCAGACCACAGAGTGCCTAGCAAGGCCTTTTCAG GAGTATCTGTCGGAAGAATCCCAAGAAAGAAGCCAAATGTTGCGACAACCTAA
- the CCP110 gene encoding centriolar coiled-coil protein of 110 kDa isoform X3 yields MLSCYLQKRVYFFPPSPSLSLSLSVCVILQPNCITMEEYEKFCKKYLARIQGEFMENGMSPVVQCRNVSVIRFNGVPVLSPLLTLEKKKELQQDRQKALELERSRQSSKQRLLLTRVEEIVANVQMKQMSSQSDLDQSEKENIRLDLESEALNGSATEPPSVLPNSAAFGEHLEPKQIPDAKPVDPQGQADRTPFEGTEQLILPNPMETSSSPLEKRIGSEDPFPSLPSTPPSNEIAKKESTDPGLGAGEGPDPYVMSLQNLLKKSREYIQREQTRRSLRSSSKRNGSGSHPDKENSAVKTSEKERGKLTGRNTPTPEKSGLIKPSAPQPSSVSKNHASGVTSPSFSKVDIPMRSGTPPVLDSDSDEEFKHSSLFGKDSILRSFTGSYSKLPSPEPSLSPKMHRRRPRPSSVGHIVITNPVNAYELSPKAKGRAADLIVREAGGRPTASDAVPNLPADLACPREAQAFDKSSSDTFNELVVGKHNEVCPLPANRQEGGSFLAYPIAEGESMLENGAASSGCLANLSSPELRDVSGALLTQNPAKTETPPDNVKGSVADKVKGSMVTELNKSYDVQRPSPLLMMQMQSKPPLDTPEVTLKNEQVLENGLEKVKRRLELEVDAVQKENTPWALSAEADAPERRWPHDQRYPGRAGLEAKNETPARCLREEETLRQKMRALAELRQKLEEQHAQQLSLLIAEQEREQERLQKEIEEQAWRLKEEKTATESGIPPINIGSSVALEWRKITDTNLLESVLNRVEAAHNTNLESEGLVNAGSPFYLWEQPASGKPVVASRSISRSKMRWSQVYSPAMKRKFNKVSALAKGFLTRRLLQTEKLKHLRQTVHDTMEFIKNFQSEALSKRGNLPTQDANLQERVVAQLQAALYDIHDIFFKMEASERMSILRQDREIRKEKMLRQLDKAKSPRDRVTLSTATQKSLDRKRYTKAAEMGILNKKTIGKQKIFENRVLQPNQGQNAPIQRLLSRQGSICRKNPKKEAKCCDNLRRQHSLG; encoded by the exons GGAGAGTTTATGGAGAATGGAATGTCTCCCGTTGTTCAGTGCAGAAATGTATCCGTTATTCGATTTAATGGGGTCCCTGTGCTTTCTCCTCTG CTGActctggagaagaagaaagaacttcAGCAAGACAGACAGAAGGCTCTGGAGCTAGAACGCTCGCGACAGAGTTCCAAACAGAGGCTTTTGCTGACCCGGGTTGAGGAAATAGTGGCCAACGTACAA ATGAAACAGATGTCTAGCCAAAGCGATTTAGATCAGTCCGAGAAAGAGAATATTCGTTTGGATTTAGAATCGGAAGCGTTGAACGGCTCTGCAACAGAACCACCCAGCGTTTTGCCAAATTCTGCTGCTTTTGGTGAACATCTAGAACCTAAACAGATCCCAGATGCTAAGCCAGTGGATCCCCAGGGACAAGCAGACAGGACCCCTTTTGAAGGAACGGAACAATTGATCCTTCCTAATCCCATGGAAACGTCCAGTAGTCCTTTAGAAAAGAGAATCGGCTCGGAAGATCCGTTTCCCAGTCTTCCAAGCACGCCTCCTTCAAACGAGATTGCCAAGAAAGAGTCCACTGACCCTGGACTAGGTGCTGGGGAAGGTCCCGACCCATATGTCATGAGCCTTCAGAACCTCTTAAAAAAATCCAGGGAGTACATTCAGAGAGAACAGACGCGACGCAGTCTGCGGAGCAGTTCCAAACGAAACGGCAGTGGAAGCCACCCAGATAAAGAAAACAGCGCTGTGAAAacgagcgagaaagagagagggaaattgaCGGGCAGGAATACTCCAACCCCAGAAAAATCCGGCCTCATCAAGCCCAGTGCTCCTCAACCTTCCTCAGTCTCTAAAAATCATGCCAGCGGAGTGACCTCCCCCAGTTTTTCTAAAGTCGATATCCCAATGAGGTCcggaacgcctcccgttttggaCTCTGATTCGGATGAAGAATTCAAACACAGCTCCCTTTTCGGGAAGGACAGCATTCTCCGGAGCTTCACGGGCTCTTACTCAAAACTTCCCAGTCCGGAGCCAAGCCTGAGCCCCAAGATGCACCGGAGACGCCCCAGGCCCTCTTCCGTAGGGCACATCGTCATCACCAACCCCGTGAACGCCTACGAGTTGAGTCCCAAAGCGAAGGGAAGAGCGGCGGATTTGATCGTTCGGGAGGCTGGAGGAAGGCCCACAGCCTCCGATGCTGTGCCAAACCTCCCTGCGGATCTTGCGTGTCCCCGCGAGGCTCAGGCGTTTGACAAGAGCTCTTCCGATACCTTCAATGAACTCGTCGTGGGCAAACACAACGAAGTGTGTCCGCTTCCGGCCAATCGGCAGGAAGGCGGAAGCTTCCTGGCCTATCCCATTGCAGAAGGAGAGTCGATGTTAGAAAACGGAGCGGCATCAAGCGGTTGCCTTGCAAATCTCAGCTCCCCGGAGCTTCGGGATGTGAGCGGTGCCTTGTTGACCCAGAACCCAGCCAAAACCGAGACCCCGCCAGACAACGTCAAGGGCAGCGTAGCGGACAAAGTCAAGGGCAGCATGGTCACGGAACTCAACAAATCCTACGATGTACAGCGCCCGTCGCCCTTGCTGATGATGCAGATGCAGAGCAAGCCGCCTCTGGATACCCCAGAAGTGACCCTGAAAAACGAGCAGGTTTTAGAAAACGGGTTGGAAAAGGTGAAACGGAGACTTGAGCTGGAAGTGGATGCGGTGCAGAAGGAGAACACGCCGTGGGCTTTGTCCGCGGAAGCCGACGCACCAGAGAGGCGATGGCCGCACGATCAGAGATACCCGGGCAGAGCTGGGCTCGAGGCCAAAAACGAAACCCCGGCACGATGCCTCAGAG AAGAGGAAACATTAAGGCAGAAGATGCGGGCCCTTGCAGAGCTGAGGCAGAAGCTGGAAGAACAGCATGCCCAGCAGTTGTCGTTGTTGATAGCAGAGCAGGAACGGGAACAGGAGAGGCTCCAGAAG GAGATCGAAGAGCAGGCGTGGagattaaaagaggaaaaaaccGCAACTGAAAGTGGGATCCCTCCCATTAATATCGGCAGCAGCGTCGCTCTGGAGTGGAGAAAAATCACCGATACTAATCTGCTGGAATCTGTGCTGAATCGAGTTGAGGCTGCACATAACACCAACTTGGAGAGTGAGG GTTTGGTGAACGCCGGATCTCCATTCTACCTCTGGGAGCAGCCAGCAAGCGGAAAACCAGTTGTGGCATCCAGGTCTATTAGCCGGAGTAAAATGAGGTGGTCTCAG GTGTACAGCCCTGCCATGAAAAGGAAATTCAACAAGGTCTCTGCTCTAGCCAAGGGATTTTTAACCAGAAGACTCTTGCAGACAGAGAAGCTAAAGCACCTGAGACAAACGGTCCAC GATACCATGGAGTTCATCAAAAACTTCCAATCCGAAGCTCTGTCGAAGAGAGGAAACCTCCCCACTCAAGACGCCAATCTCCAAGAAAGAGTTGTCGCTCAG ctGCAGGCAGCACTGTATGATATTCacgatattttcttcaaaatggaAGCGTCGGAAAGGATGAGCATCTTACGTCAAGATCGAGAAATCCGCAAAGAGAAAATGCTTCGGCAGCTG GATAAAGCCAAGTCCCCAAGAGACAGAGTGACCCTCTCTACAGCTACGCAGAAGTCTCTGGATAGAAAGAGGTATACAAA GGCTGCGGAAATGGGAATCCTAAATAAAAAAACCATTGGGAAGCAAAAGATCTTTGAAAACAG AGTTCTTCAGCCCAACCAAGGCCAAAACGCTCCTATCCAACGGCTGCTGTCCAGACAAGG GAGTATCTGTCGGAAGAATCCCAAGAAAGAAGCCAAATGTTGCGACAACCTAAGAAGGCAGCATTCCCTGGGCTAG